In the genome of Flaviflexus ciconiae, one region contains:
- a CDS encoding TadE family type IV pilus minor pilin, translating to MTITKPTLEDSEDERNNQDDSERGMVTAELAMTIPVVIAVLFLVASLGVSLVGQLRVTDAAREAARAYAMEMSDREVAELVADRAGDDASYTVRQHGRTLTVTVSAPVGGPWSILDLTAESSMTALAEAER from the coding sequence ATGACAATCACAAAACCAACCCTGGAAGATTCGGAAGACGAACGGAATAACCAAGATGACAGCGAGCGTGGAATGGTCACAGCCGAACTGGCCATGACAATTCCCGTAGTCATCGCCGTCCTCTTCCTCGTCGCCAGCCTTGGCGTATCGCTCGTAGGTCAGCTGAGGGTCACCGATGCTGCAAGAGAAGCTGCCCGCGCATACGCGATGGAGATGAGCGACCGCGAGGTTGCCGAACTTGTCGCGGATCGGGCCGGTGACGATGCGTCATATACCGTCCGTCAACACGGCAGAACATTGACCGTAACCGTCAGTGCGCCGGTTGGTGGCCCCTGGTCGATCCTTGACCTCACTGCCGAGTCGTCCATGACTGCGCTCGCGGAGGCCGAACGATGA
- a CDS encoding DEAD/DEAH box helicase, with protein sequence MTIWKAILDGFAADQIAGTLFAPAREGTRAPWPSWVHEAIPAGLASLGVPSPWSHQVDGMEAIHAGHHTVIATGTGSGKSLTAWAPLLSHILSHREATRLSEIRKKPTVLYLAPTKALAADQLDSLTHLVSVTGDSIKPATVDGDTPSEVRRWARAHANIILTNPDFAHFSMLAGHERWPRLWSGLTAIVIDEFHTYRGMTGAQVALVVRRMLRMARHYGANPTVIFLSATAANPGGTAARFLGVDANQISVIDEDTSSHSASSLVIARGRAIPQRSDQSLNEDSIVVIDQEEQPVRRSALKEAAQAASRAVASGASTLVFSRSRAGAETISQLVREDLADHGSPYKDRVAAYRGGYLPEERRELEEGLRSGDIRALATTNALELGIDISGLDTVVMSGWPGTHASFRQQMGRAGRASQDGIAVLIARDDPLDQYLAENVAGLLEQPVEAQVFDPSNPYILSGHVCAAASELPLTADDAQIFGFQTTEHFDELVEAGLLTYRSGAWRWNVALGASAHELVDIRGGGSEISIIEGSTGSLLGTVSAGQADTTVHPQAVYIHQGSPFIVESLDAERAIVEPYRDEEIRTFAVAETAVEIAETKHEVPLRDGVLAFGDVLVASRVTGYDTRRSRDGLYLGRSPLEMPLRELPTQACWWTISDVRCAELKLTPDILPGALHGLEHAAIGLLPLFATCDRWDIGGLSTALHVQTGSPTIIIHDASPGGSGCAERGFHAARPWLEATVSRLESCPCRDGCPSCIQSPKCGNGNSPLSKVGALILGRAIVSGMS encoded by the coding sequence ATGACCATCTGGAAGGCGATCCTCGACGGCTTTGCTGCCGATCAGATCGCCGGTACCCTCTTCGCCCCCGCCCGCGAAGGCACTCGCGCACCGTGGCCGAGCTGGGTGCACGAAGCCATTCCCGCTGGACTTGCCTCCCTTGGCGTACCGTCGCCATGGAGCCATCAGGTCGACGGCATGGAAGCCATCCACGCTGGCCACCACACCGTGATTGCAACCGGAACCGGCTCGGGCAAGTCGCTGACAGCGTGGGCCCCGCTCCTGTCGCACATCCTTTCGCACAGGGAGGCTACCAGGCTCTCCGAGATCCGTAAGAAACCAACGGTCCTCTATCTGGCTCCCACGAAAGCACTCGCGGCAGATCAACTCGACAGCCTCACGCACCTTGTTTCCGTCACGGGAGACAGCATCAAACCTGCAACAGTTGATGGCGATACACCCTCCGAGGTGCGGCGATGGGCAAGAGCCCACGCCAACATCATCCTGACGAATCCGGACTTCGCACACTTTTCGATGTTGGCTGGCCACGAGCGGTGGCCCCGTCTGTGGAGTGGTCTTACCGCCATCGTCATCGACGAGTTCCACACCTATCGCGGAATGACAGGAGCGCAAGTTGCACTCGTGGTCCGCAGGATGCTTCGCATGGCACGGCACTACGGGGCTAACCCGACAGTCATATTCTTGTCTGCAACTGCGGCAAACCCGGGTGGTACCGCCGCGCGCTTTCTCGGCGTTGACGCCAACCAAATATCGGTTATCGACGAAGACACGTCGTCCCACAGCGCATCGAGCCTCGTGATTGCCCGGGGGCGGGCCATCCCCCAAAGGTCCGATCAGTCCCTTAACGAGGACAGCATCGTAGTCATCGACCAAGAAGAACAACCGGTGCGGCGCTCCGCGCTCAAGGAAGCCGCCCAGGCGGCCTCCCGCGCCGTTGCGTCCGGCGCCTCGACGCTCGTGTTCAGCCGTTCCCGGGCGGGTGCGGAAACGATCAGCCAGCTGGTTCGCGAGGATCTTGCCGATCACGGATCTCCCTATAAGGATCGGGTCGCCGCATATCGCGGCGGCTACCTGCCAGAAGAACGCCGAGAACTCGAGGAAGGTCTCCGTAGCGGAGACATTCGAGCACTTGCCACGACGAATGCGCTCGAGCTCGGCATCGATATCTCGGGCCTCGACACGGTTGTCATGTCCGGGTGGCCGGGCACGCATGCTTCGTTCCGGCAGCAGATGGGCCGAGCGGGCAGGGCTTCACAGGATGGGATTGCCGTTCTTATTGCGCGCGACGATCCTCTCGACCAGTACTTGGCCGAGAACGTTGCCGGGCTCCTTGAACAACCTGTCGAAGCTCAGGTCTTTGACCCGAGCAATCCGTACATTCTTTCGGGGCACGTGTGCGCCGCAGCTTCCGAGCTTCCGCTGACCGCCGACGACGCTCAGATCTTCGGGTTCCAGACAACGGAACATTTCGATGAGCTCGTTGAAGCTGGACTGCTCACCTACCGAAGCGGGGCATGGCGCTGGAATGTGGCTCTCGGAGCCTCCGCGCACGAACTCGTTGACATTCGGGGCGGGGGAAGCGAGATTTCGATCATCGAGGGCTCCACGGGTTCGCTTCTCGGCACGGTATCGGCCGGTCAGGCAGACACCACTGTCCACCCCCAAGCTGTCTATATTCATCAGGGCTCTCCTTTCATTGTTGAGTCGCTCGACGCCGAACGAGCAATAGTCGAGCCTTATCGGGACGAGGAAATCCGTACGTTTGCCGTTGCGGAGACGGCCGTGGAAATCGCTGAGACCAAGCACGAGGTTCCCCTTAGGGATGGCGTCCTCGCATTCGGCGATGTGCTTGTCGCTTCTCGCGTGACGGGTTACGACACAAGGCGGAGCAGGGACGGTCTTTATCTCGGCCGGTCTCCGCTGGAGATGCCGTTGCGGGAGCTACCTACCCAAGCCTGCTGGTGGACGATCTCGGACGTGCGGTGTGCCGAACTCAAGCTGACTCCCGATATCCTGCCCGGTGCACTGCACGGCTTGGAGCACGCCGCAATCGGGCTGCTTCCACTTTTTGCCACCTGCGACCGGTGGGACATTGGCGGACTGTCGACCGCACTTCACGTGCAGACCGGGAGTCCGACGATCATCATTCACGATGCGTCTCCGGGAGGTTCGGGGTGTGCGGAACGAGGTTTCCATGCGGCGAGGCCCTGGCTCGAGGCGACGGTAAGCCGCCTCGAGTCCTGCCCCTGCCGGGACGGGTGCCCCTCATGCATTCAGTCCCCGAAGTGTGGAAACGGAAACTCCCCGCTATCCAAGGTCGGTGCACTGATTCTCGGGCGAGCGATCGTGTCCGGCATGAGCTAG
- a CDS encoding DUF4244 domain-containing protein, whose translation MSMKGTVMNAENIEENIELTASLEDPEAGMATAEYAIGTVAATSFAGLLVWILDQPWVKEAIENIFQAIFNFF comes from the coding sequence ATGTCTATGAAAGGGACAGTCATGAACGCTGAGAACATCGAAGAAAACATCGAGCTGACAGCCTCACTGGAGGACCCGGAAGCCGGCATGGCAACTGCGGAATATGCCATCGGAACGGTGGCGGCCACATCCTTTGCTGGACTCCTCGTCTGGATTTTGGACCAGCCCTGGGTCAAGGAAGCCATCGAAAACATCTTCCAGGCCATCTTCAACTTCTTCTAG
- a CDS encoding Rv3654c family TadE-like protein: MSEKPGCDDPERGSGTVLSLGLIAVLASVAIFLGWLSAAFDAKQRADGAADFAALAAAQVLHDPFETGDPCVVASEVVRDAELVSCTVTNDRIVVSTQAEVRLGILGGTAMTGEAEAGPR; this comes from the coding sequence ATGAGTGAGAAGCCAGGATGTGACGATCCAGAGCGAGGATCGGGCACCGTGCTATCGCTCGGCCTAATCGCCGTGCTTGCATCAGTGGCCATCTTCCTCGGCTGGCTGTCCGCCGCCTTCGACGCAAAACAGCGGGCGGATGGTGCGGCGGACTTTGCGGCACTAGCTGCGGCTCAGGTTCTCCATGACCCGTTCGAAACTGGAGACCCCTGTGTCGTGGCAAGCGAAGTGGTGCGGGATGCTGAGCTGGTCTCGTGCACCGTTACGAACGACCGGATTGTCGTGTCCACACAGGCGGAAGTGCGGCTGGGAATCCTCGGTGGAACGGCAATGACGGGAGAGGCCGAGGCCGGGCCACGCTAG
- a CDS encoding aldo/keto reductase, with protein sequence MELRHMGDSGLTVSAIGLGGNNFGRKNTATEDLEGTRALVNAALDAGITMFDTADMYGMEPGLSETLLGQALDKNRDDIVLATKFGMNMKGANGKDFGARGSRSYIVRAAEASLRRLGTDYIDLFYYHTVDENTPFEETLAALDDLVTSGKVRYIGHSNMTGWQIAHADHLARELGTERFIASQNNFNLLDRRAELEVLPAAAHFGLGVVPYYPLANGLLTGKYTDGKAPDGSRLDVVKPQLMETTDFDQLKEFREFAQARDLTELNVAFAFLLASYPVASVIAGATRPDQITANAKAASWVPTEDDLEELSEIFPPTPKVALF encoded by the coding sequence ATGGAACTAAGGCACATGGGCGATTCGGGTCTGACGGTCTCGGCGATCGGCCTCGGCGGCAACAATTTCGGGCGGAAGAACACGGCTACGGAGGATCTTGAGGGCACGCGCGCTCTCGTGAACGCGGCATTGGACGCGGGGATCACGATGTTCGATACCGCGGATATGTACGGCATGGAGCCTGGACTGTCGGAGACGCTTCTCGGTCAGGCTCTCGACAAGAACCGGGACGACATTGTTCTGGCCACGAAGTTCGGCATGAACATGAAGGGCGCAAACGGCAAGGACTTCGGCGCTCGCGGTTCCCGGAGCTATATCGTTCGCGCGGCCGAAGCATCGCTTCGGAGGCTGGGAACGGACTACATTGATCTGTTCTACTACCACACGGTTGACGAAAATACGCCGTTTGAGGAGACCCTCGCGGCCCTCGATGACCTGGTCACGTCGGGCAAGGTTCGTTACATCGGTCATTCGAACATGACGGGCTGGCAGATTGCCCACGCCGACCACCTGGCTCGGGAGCTCGGTACGGAACGGTTCATTGCGTCCCAGAACAACTTCAATCTCCTGGACCGACGAGCAGAGCTTGAAGTACTGCCTGCCGCAGCCCATTTTGGTCTCGGCGTTGTTCCCTACTATCCGCTCGCCAACGGTCTCCTGACCGGCAAGTACACGGATGGCAAGGCCCCCGACGGGTCGCGACTCGATGTGGTTAAGCCGCAGCTCATGGAGACCACCGACTTCGATCAGTTGAAGGAGTTCCGGGAGTTCGCTCAAGCACGCGACCTGACCGAGCTAAATGTTGCCTTCGCTTTCCTCCTGGCTTCCTACCCCGTTGCATCGGTGATCGCCGGAGCGACAAGACCGGACCAGATTACCGCCAATGCGAAGGCGGCCTCCTGGGTTCCCACCGAGGACGATCTTGAGGAGCTCAG